The DNA sequence gttctgtgttacattgattaatttgatgagcgaggagtaacgagtacaatccaagactgatatttgagcttgctgcctggtggtagttatggtttgtgtcgtaatgacgtgtggcttttgttcaggccaactaccattcactaaccatcgaggcccatgaaaccaaatatctgcctttgcaaactgtttaaatgtcatacctcttgataagagatcagctggattatcctttgttggtacatgcaacaattgaaagcctgcggaaatttctttaatttccgagacgcgattttttacatatggagttggacagttgtcgtttcgtacccattgtaagacagcttcattgtcagaccatatgatgacatctttgatgttcatggtagacaagacttgtttgatatgcactgctaagcgtgttccagttagcagtgctgttagttccatctgaggcaaagtcctcttttttaatggagcgactctggccttagagctgataagatatgattgattagaagtcactaagtaagcacaagctccaaaagctttggctgacgagtctgcgaatacatgtagtgatacttcttcattttcctcgactatgtgtctcggaaagattatcttttcaactaaagtttgttcttgagccacttccatccaagctttttgtaactggattggtagtggatcatcccaaccaaccttagccttccatgcttgttgcaccaataaacgccacttgatagtcaaaggatttagtagacctagtgggtcgaatactttgctaacttgtgaaagcaaatccctttttgtagtgatgttgtaatttactggcacagatttgatcgatattgtgtccgagattaaatcccaatccatgcctaacaccttttgtgattctggtacgtgatattcagggtaatctcttgctatttgattattcaatgttgcattattagaggcccaagattgtagtggcatgtttgcaccttgtagctccttgttagcctcttgatataattgtaacagttcagtagtactgttaactgtcccttgaaaattatctacatatagattttgactgatttcagtcttacagggacttgatgatttcttcagatgagtatctagagttgtttgcaatagaaatggactgcttgtcgcgccaaaaagaactgatgagaatctgaaagtcactactggactattgacatcttctgggttctctacccatagaaacttagtgaagtctctatcttcttcttgtaagccaactcttagaaaggccttacttatatctgctgaatacgcatatttgttaagtctaaacttcaacagtatgtcatacaatttctgagttagacttggacctgtttgcaaacaatcatttagactggttccttggggtccagatttagagctacaattaaaaactatccgtaaaggagttgtttttgattctctcattacagccatgtgtggtaaaaaatggcctgtttgcttattgtcatgtttcacgacttcgatgaatttattctttaattgttgagcaataatctcatgatagagttttaaatgctcaggcctttttcttagctttgctaattgagatttaaattgactgtaagccatgtgataattggtaggtaaggttttatggttgattttccatggtagccttacccagtactgtccatcatagtactgtacagtttctaagtattgattatatgcacagacatcatcaggacttggttgttcaggaattattcctatggcatcaagttcccacaattgaggtacagattctaatccatcatcaatcatgtgggggattttaagtggtgactgttctttgcctagtcatgccactattacagtttctgtatgatgtgatttttcaggagttgaaggttcaagatctagtataggtcctgtcatcaatatgcctcctgctgatttgagtatattcatacccatagattcttctgatcccagaatgaatcgatgatagtagtcagctccaatcaggattccgatatcccctatgtagtcagaatcgagtagaggatctgctaattggattccttcttcttttaggaatttaatagttgctgtcagaccagtcacttccatttcagtaggaattttatcaactactatggcttctactgtcctttgggatgtacctagacagacattgagttttactactggaaaggttctacgaccagaattagtaaaaaaccctgatatggatgtagatacttgctttgaagatttaagttgtaaatcttctgccatctttttactgataaaggttttctgtgacccttgatcaaaaaagcctctagttggaatacaaattccttgattgcatagttctagctgtgcagtaggcaatatggctgctgtaacaatttctgtatccaagtcgttgacattgctcattactgtacagaattgtacggctgttgtggtattatcatctttgggctttgcctgagatgcaggttgattattggaagtctgtgatctggattgagtgttaatatcaccacagagtgctgtgtgatgtacacttttatgacaatattggcagttctgcaattgagtgatacactcacttgtatcgtgcttccgtagacaacggatgcacctgttcagagatttcagtcgatcgattcgactggcacggcctacataaactgtgcattgataaatggtatgtgcttcttgacagaataaacattttggggcacttgtagctccttttgtcttatctgtcttaggagcttggtttcctacagttctgttaactgtgggggatatagcataagagccaacattattctgtttccactttgcagaagagttttgttgccttgatttttgactgccattttggacatttttgtttttgtccgtagattcacctttggggattttttctcgagatctaagttttcctcggcttcgtaatctttctacgtaagctcgaagtccatcaatgatttggctttgtgataagatgttgttacaagtatgtaaaacttgtaggtaagtaattacatgcaagtaggttatacaagcatgtaacacttgtactccttcaaagatttccttaaaggatggattgtatctgtaataatgtgtatctacattattcatgatgtgatgaagcattttgctttttcttttttctcgactttgccttttctattaagtaagtctctttgagatgcttgattaacttcagattttctgaggctgctttcactccagtgaaagcatgaaattatgtgatcaagactatattcttggattaagatagttatcttagatggatgataatatttgtattgacattgtcaacgtgttgttagcctttcagattgtgttgtgagattaagattggtcttaatccccaattgtagactattgtagccaagtgatgatgacatttgtctatcacctgatttaaatggtctttaggctgtagattcaagtgagtttttagacactttgtgtccttttcttttctgtttcagttgctggtggaatactgttagtcattttgaccttttccgagttttggagattccgagatttttctcttttttctgatgaatatgtatgatgttaatgtattttgataaatgagctttcctgtctacttaggtaatgattccaaagatcgtccttcatttcctccctggaatctggttgtagcaggtgttcaattatcaaaagtactgtaataatttgctttgtgacccgaatgcacgaatgcaccaagttggtaaatcttgtaataattttttaaaaatagtaaatggcactatttttgcaaagttattacaaaatctgttaccataataattgttagataaaatacagtagaatgtctactggttttacctggaatagggtatgatatagttgattatagATAGATTGTAatgatgctcttacagtgatgataacacttttttaaagaatattatgtaatgagcagctctgaaaatcagtagattagagataatgctagataatacacttaaatatatatgtaatgttaccacaatgaggtagataattggtatttatgattaagatgcagttgtgtctttgacactgatatacttaattactgtggtttcttaacacaaaacagtatcagtttgttatgaatgcttactagttaatggatacggtggcttaagccactgcaaactatttgtttacttagatgtatagctatgataaatattggctgatagctaggctaggctagaatatgtaagaattattccaatgcaaaatcaagaagtttcttatctatttggcactgaaatattcggtaaacgaatgatcataaatatcttggtataaaggaccattattatctaggttcgaaggaccattaatgtgggaaaaacctgctgggattgatataagaggagactaccagggacttgtactgaactaaattaaaaaattactgtctgcaaattaattcaattaaaatctctagctagggttgtaaatcctagatcctcttttcctaatgacagattgtgggctgtaagggacaggtggggtgaatgacttagttgatagaagttccaatccacctgtagacagggatctcacatcagcttgtattttatacaaggataagatttaataaattcagttatctgactgaacactggctctgtttaaatcagggatttaaacatacatagtctaacctagcaccataacttaacagccaatatgtacttatactataaacaacaaattaaattgtaaaagtataattaatgaccttaaatatagtctaaatactgttaagtaactactagattatattcaattaaatgaacttatatgataacttaaataactaagcaagcaattgataacttaatttatatattcaaatatatatgcagacatatccagtttatacagttagcttgactgaatctcttccaagactgtggacacttgtgaggtttttacttattgaggctgaattcttttctgacagaatggacactcatgaggttcagtgcttggataagattcacagctacactacaattttaataaacgtaccgatatgtgaggcttagcctcgctttttaaccaacagacagatttataggatattaaagttacaca is a window from the Procambarus clarkii isolate CNS0578487 chromosome 48, FALCON_Pclarkii_2.0, whole genome shotgun sequence genome containing:
- the LOC138351059 gene encoding uncharacterized protein translates to MLHHIMNNVDTHYYRYNPSFKEIFEGVQVLHACITYLHVITYLQVLHTCNNILSQSQIIDGLRAYVERLRSRGKLRSREKIPKGESTDKNKNVQNGSQKSRQQNSSAKWKQNNVGSYAISPTVNRTVGNQAPKTDKTKGATSAPKCLFCQEAHTIYQCTVYVGRASRIDRLKSLNRCIRCLRKHDTSECITQLQNCQYCHKSVHHTALCGDINTQSRSQTSNNQPASQAKPKDDNTTTAVQFCTVMSNVNDLDTEIVTAAILPTAQLELCNQGICIPTRGFFDQGSQKTFISKKMAEDLQLKSSKQVSTSISGFFTNSGRRTFPVVKLNVCLGTSQRTVEAIVVDKIPTEMEVTGLTATIKFLKEEGIQLADPLLDSDYIGDIGILIGADYYHRFILGSEESMGMNILKSAGGILMTGPILDLEPSTPEKSHHTETVIVA